The Callithrix jacchus isolate 240 chromosome X, calJac240_pri, whole genome shotgun sequence genome contains a region encoding:
- the LOC100398578 gene encoding melanoma-associated antigen D4 isoform X1 → MAEGSFGVQSENYSVEDMDEGSDEVGEEEMVEGNDYEEFGAFGGYGTLTSFDIHILRAFGSLGPGLRILSNEPWELENPVLAQTLVEALQLDPETLANETAARAANVARAAASNRAARAAAAAARSAFNQVMASHRVATPQVSGEDTQPSTYSAAAAAATEAQGPTPEAPLASPQTSQMLVTSEMAAPGAPATSAQSQTGSSAQEAATEGPSSACAFSRAPSASEVDTATRPNTAFLGPNDVFDFTQPAGVSGMAFPRPKRPAPAQEAATEGPSAASGVSQMGPGREVAATRPKTTKSGKALAKTRWVEPQNVVAAAAAKAKMATSIPEPEGAAAATAQHSAEPWARMGGKRTKKSKHLDDEYESSEEEREPPAVPPTWRASPPSLTVRAQLAPRPPVAPRSQIPSRHVLCLPPRNVTLLQERANKLVKYLMIKDYKKIPIKRSDMLKDVIREYDEHFPEIIERATYTLEKKFGIHLKEIDKEEHLYILVCTRDSSARLLGKTKDTPRLSLLLVILGVIFMNGNRASEAVLWEALRKMGLRPGVRHPFLGDLRKLITDDFVKQKSQVSFPLTPRYLEYKKIPNSNPPEYEFLWGLRARHETSKMRVLRFIAQNQNRDPREWKARFLEAVDDAFKKMDVDMAEEHARAQMRAQMNIGDEALIGRWSWDDIQVELLTWDEDGDFGDAWARIPFAFWARYHQYILNSNRANRRATWRAGVSSGTNGGASTSVLDGPSTSSTIRTRNAARAGASFFSWIQHR, encoded by the exons ATGGCTGAGGGAAGCTTCGGCGTGCAATCGGAAAACTACAGTGTTGAGGACATGGACGAGGGTAGCGACGAAGTCGGGGAGGAAGAGATGGTTGAAGGCAACGACTATGAAGAATTCGGTGCCTTTGGCGGCTATGGCACCCTCACCAGCTTTGACATCCATATCCTCAGAGCCTTCGGAAGCTTGGGTCCAGGCCTTCGCATCTTGTCG AATGAGCCCTGGGAACTGGAAAACCCTGTGCTGGCCCAGACCCTGGTGGAGGCATTGCAGCTGGATCCGGAAACACTTGCCAATGAGACGGCCGCCCGTGCTGCCAACGTTGCCCGCGCCGCCGCCTCCAACCGTGCGGCTCGGGCAGCTGCCGCCGCTGCCCGTAGCGCCTTCAATCAGGTGATGGCTAGCCACCGGGTGGCCACGCCGCAGGTCTCAGGAGAGGATACCCAGCCCTCGACCTAttctgccgccgccgccgccgccactgaGGCTCAGGGACCCACCCCGGAAGCCCCCCTTGCTTCTCCGCAGACCTCCCAGATGTTAGTCACCAGTGAGATGGCTGCCCCCGGGGCCCCGGCAACCTCTGCACAGTCCCAGACAGGCTCCTCGGCCCAGGAGGCTGCTACCGAGGGCCCTAGTAGCGCCTGTGCTTTCTCTCGGGCTCCCAGTGCCAGTGAGGTGGACACAGCCACCCGGCCCAACACAGCCTTCCTGGGTCCGAACGATGTCTTTGATTTCACCCAGCCGGCGGGTGTCAGTGGCATGGCCTTCCCACGCCCCAAGAGACCTGCCCCAGCCCAAGAGGCTGCCACAGAGGGCCCCAGTGCTGCCTCCGGGGTGTCCCAAATGGGACCTGGCAGGGAGGTGGCAGCCACCCGGCCCAAGACCACCAAGTCTGGGAAGGCTCTGGCCAAGACTCGGTGGGTGGAGCCTCAGAACGTTGTGGCAGCAGCTGCTGCCAAGGCCAAGATGGCCACAAGCATCCCTGAGCCGGAGGGTGCAGCTGCTGCTACTGCTCAGCACAGTGCTGAGCCCTGGGCCAGGATGGGAGGCAAGAGGACCAAGAAG TCCAAGCACCTGGATGATGAGTATGAGAGCAGCGAGGAGGAGAGAGAGCCTCCTGCGGTCCCGCCCACCTGGAGAGCATCACCGCCCTCATTGACCGTGCGGGCTCAGTTGGCCCCTCGGCCCCCAGTGGCCCCGAGGTCCCAGATACCCTCAAGGCACGTACTGTGCCTGCCCCCCCGCAACGTGACCCTTCTGCAAGAGAGG GCAAATAAGTTGGTGAAATACCTGATGATTAAGGACTACAAGAAGATCCCCATCAAGCGCTCAG ACATGCTGAAGGATGTCATCAGAGAGTATGACGAACATTTCCCTGAGATCATTGAACGAGCAACGTACACCCTGGAAAAG AAGTTTGGGATCCACCTGAAGGAGATCGACAAGGAAGAACACCTGTATATTCTTGTCTGCACACGGGACTCCTCAGCTCGCCTCCTTGGAAA AACCAAGGACACTCCCAGGCTGAGTCTCCTCTTGGTGATTCTGGGTGTCATCTTCATGAATGGCAACCGTGCCAGTGAGG CTGTCCTCTGGGAGGCACTACGCAAGATGGGACTGCGCCCTGG GGTGAGGCACCCATTCCTTGGCGATCTGAGGAAGCTCATCACAGATGACTTTGTGAAGCAGAA AAGCCAAGTTTCCTTCCCTCTCACGCCAAGGTACCTGGAATACAAGAAGATCCCCAACAGCAACCCGCCTGAGTATGAATTCTTGTGGGGACTGCGCGCCCGCCATGAGACCAGCAAGATGAGGGTCCTGAGATTCATCGCCCAG AATCAGAACCGAGACCCCCGGGAGTGGAAGGCTCGTTTCTTGGAGGCTGTGGATGATGCTTTCAAGAAGATGGATGTGGATATGGCCGAGGAGCATGCCAGGGCCCAGATGAGGGCCCAGATGAATATTGGGGATGAGGCTCTGATTGGACGGTGGAGCTGGGATGACATACAGGTCGAGCTCCTGACCTGGGACGAGGACGGAGATTTTGGCGACGCCTGGGCCAGGATCCCCTTTGCTTTCTGGGCCAGATACCATCAGTACATTCTGAACAGCAACCGTGCCAACAGGAGGGCCACGTGGAGAGCTGGTGTCAGCAGTGGCACCAACGGAGGGGCCAGCACCAGCGTCCTAGACGGCCCTAGCACCAGCTCCACCATCCGCACCAGAAATGCCGCCAGAGCTGGCGCCAGCTTTTTCTCCTGGATCCA
- the LOC100398578 gene encoding melanoma-associated antigen D4 isoform X4, protein MAEGSFGVQSENYSVEDMDEGSDEVGEEEMVEGNDYEEFGAFGGYGTLTSFDIHILRAFGSLGPGLRILSNEPWELENPVLAQTLVEALQLDPETLANETAARAANVARAAASNRAARAAAAAARSAFNQVMASHRVATPQVSGEDTQPSTYSAAAAAATEAQGPTPEAPLASPQTSQMLVTSEMAAPGAPATSAQSQTGSSAQEAATEGPSSACAFSRAPSASEVDTATRPNTAFLGPNDVFDFTQPAGVSGMAFPRPKRPAPAQEAATEGPSAASGVSQMGPGREVAATRPKTTKSGKALAKTRWVEPQNVVAAAAAKAKMATSIPEPEGAAAATAQHSAEPWARMGGKRTKKSKHLDDEYESSEEEREPPAVPPTWRASPPSLTVRAQLAPRPPVAPRSQIPSRHVLCLPPRNVTLLQERANKLVKYLMIKDYKKIPIKRSDMLKDVIREYDEHFPEIIERATYTLEKKFGIHLKEIDKEEHLYILVCTRDSSARLLGKTKDTPRLSLLLVILGVIFMNGNRASEAVLWEALRKMGLRPGVRHPFLGDLRKLITDDFVKQKYLEYKKIPNSNPPEYEFLWGLRARHETSKMRVLRFIAQNQNRDPREWKARFLEAVDDAFKKMDVDMAEEHARAQMRAQMNIGDEALIGRWSWDDIQVELLTWDEDGDFGDAWARIPFAFWARYHQYILNSNRANRRATWRAGVSSGTNGGASTSVLDGPSTSSTIRTRNAARAGASFFSWIQ, encoded by the exons ATGGCTGAGGGAAGCTTCGGCGTGCAATCGGAAAACTACAGTGTTGAGGACATGGACGAGGGTAGCGACGAAGTCGGGGAGGAAGAGATGGTTGAAGGCAACGACTATGAAGAATTCGGTGCCTTTGGCGGCTATGGCACCCTCACCAGCTTTGACATCCATATCCTCAGAGCCTTCGGAAGCTTGGGTCCAGGCCTTCGCATCTTGTCG AATGAGCCCTGGGAACTGGAAAACCCTGTGCTGGCCCAGACCCTGGTGGAGGCATTGCAGCTGGATCCGGAAACACTTGCCAATGAGACGGCCGCCCGTGCTGCCAACGTTGCCCGCGCCGCCGCCTCCAACCGTGCGGCTCGGGCAGCTGCCGCCGCTGCCCGTAGCGCCTTCAATCAGGTGATGGCTAGCCACCGGGTGGCCACGCCGCAGGTCTCAGGAGAGGATACCCAGCCCTCGACCTAttctgccgccgccgccgccgccactgaGGCTCAGGGACCCACCCCGGAAGCCCCCCTTGCTTCTCCGCAGACCTCCCAGATGTTAGTCACCAGTGAGATGGCTGCCCCCGGGGCCCCGGCAACCTCTGCACAGTCCCAGACAGGCTCCTCGGCCCAGGAGGCTGCTACCGAGGGCCCTAGTAGCGCCTGTGCTTTCTCTCGGGCTCCCAGTGCCAGTGAGGTGGACACAGCCACCCGGCCCAACACAGCCTTCCTGGGTCCGAACGATGTCTTTGATTTCACCCAGCCGGCGGGTGTCAGTGGCATGGCCTTCCCACGCCCCAAGAGACCTGCCCCAGCCCAAGAGGCTGCCACAGAGGGCCCCAGTGCTGCCTCCGGGGTGTCCCAAATGGGACCTGGCAGGGAGGTGGCAGCCACCCGGCCCAAGACCACCAAGTCTGGGAAGGCTCTGGCCAAGACTCGGTGGGTGGAGCCTCAGAACGTTGTGGCAGCAGCTGCTGCCAAGGCCAAGATGGCCACAAGCATCCCTGAGCCGGAGGGTGCAGCTGCTGCTACTGCTCAGCACAGTGCTGAGCCCTGGGCCAGGATGGGAGGCAAGAGGACCAAGAAG TCCAAGCACCTGGATGATGAGTATGAGAGCAGCGAGGAGGAGAGAGAGCCTCCTGCGGTCCCGCCCACCTGGAGAGCATCACCGCCCTCATTGACCGTGCGGGCTCAGTTGGCCCCTCGGCCCCCAGTGGCCCCGAGGTCCCAGATACCCTCAAGGCACGTACTGTGCCTGCCCCCCCGCAACGTGACCCTTCTGCAAGAGAGG GCAAATAAGTTGGTGAAATACCTGATGATTAAGGACTACAAGAAGATCCCCATCAAGCGCTCAG ACATGCTGAAGGATGTCATCAGAGAGTATGACGAACATTTCCCTGAGATCATTGAACGAGCAACGTACACCCTGGAAAAG AAGTTTGGGATCCACCTGAAGGAGATCGACAAGGAAGAACACCTGTATATTCTTGTCTGCACACGGGACTCCTCAGCTCGCCTCCTTGGAAA AACCAAGGACACTCCCAGGCTGAGTCTCCTCTTGGTGATTCTGGGTGTCATCTTCATGAATGGCAACCGTGCCAGTGAGG CTGTCCTCTGGGAGGCACTACGCAAGATGGGACTGCGCCCTGG GGTGAGGCACCCATTCCTTGGCGATCTGAGGAAGCTCATCACAGATGACTTTGTGAAGCAGAA GTACCTGGAATACAAGAAGATCCCCAACAGCAACCCGCCTGAGTATGAATTCTTGTGGGGACTGCGCGCCCGCCATGAGACCAGCAAGATGAGGGTCCTGAGATTCATCGCCCAG AATCAGAACCGAGACCCCCGGGAGTGGAAGGCTCGTTTCTTGGAGGCTGTGGATGATGCTTTCAAGAAGATGGATGTGGATATGGCCGAGGAGCATGCCAGGGCCCAGATGAGGGCCCAGATGAATATTGGGGATGAGGCTCTGATTGGACGGTGGAGCTGGGATGACATACAGGTCGAGCTCCTGACCTGGGACGAGGACGGAGATTTTGGCGACGCCTGGGCCAGGATCCCCTTTGCTTTCTGGGCCAGATACCATCAGTACATTCTGAACAGCAACCGTGCCAACAGGAGGGCCACGTGGAGAGCTGGTGTCAGCAGTGGCACCAACGGAGGGGCCAGCACCAGCGTCCTAGACGGCCCTAGCACCAGCTCCACCATCCGCACCAGAAATGCCGCCAGAGCTGGCGCCAGCTTTTTCTCCTGGATCCAGTAA
- the LOC100398578 gene encoding melanoma-associated antigen D4 isoform X3: MAEGSFGVQSENYSVEDMDEGSDEVGEEEMVEGNDYEEFGAFGGYGTLTSFDIHILRAFGSLGPGLRILSNEPWELENPVLAQTLVEALQLDPETLANETAARAANVARAAASNRAARAAAAAARSAFNQVMASHRVATPQVSGEDTQPSTYSAAAAAATEAQGPTPEAPLASPQTSQMLVTSEMAAPGAPATSAQSQTGSSAQEAATEGPSSACAFSRAPSASEVDTATRPNTAFLGPNDVFDFTQPAGVSGMAFPRPKRPAPAQEAATEGPSAASGVSQMGPGREVAATRPKTTKSGKALAKTRWVEPQNVVAAAAAKAKMATSIPEPEGAAAATAQHSAEPWARMGGKRTKKSKHLDDEYESSEEEREPPAVPPTWRASPPSLTVRAQLAPRPPVAPRSQIPSRHVLCLPPRNVTLLQERANKLVKYLMIKDYKKIPIKRSDMLKDVIREYDEHFPEIIERATYTLEKKFGIHLKEIDKEEHLYILVCTRDSSARLLGKTKDTPRLSLLLVILGVIFMNGNRASEAVLWEALRKMGLRPGVRHPFLGDLRKLITDDFVKQKYLEYKKIPNSNPPEYEFLWGLRARHETSKMRVLRFIAQNQNRDPREWKARFLEAVDDAFKKMDVDMAEEHARAQMRAQMNIGDEALIGRWSWDDIQVELLTWDEDGDFGDAWARIPFAFWARYHQYILNSNRANRRATWRAGVSSGTNGGASTSVLDGPSTSSTIRTRNAARAGASFFSWIQHR; this comes from the exons ATGGCTGAGGGAAGCTTCGGCGTGCAATCGGAAAACTACAGTGTTGAGGACATGGACGAGGGTAGCGACGAAGTCGGGGAGGAAGAGATGGTTGAAGGCAACGACTATGAAGAATTCGGTGCCTTTGGCGGCTATGGCACCCTCACCAGCTTTGACATCCATATCCTCAGAGCCTTCGGAAGCTTGGGTCCAGGCCTTCGCATCTTGTCG AATGAGCCCTGGGAACTGGAAAACCCTGTGCTGGCCCAGACCCTGGTGGAGGCATTGCAGCTGGATCCGGAAACACTTGCCAATGAGACGGCCGCCCGTGCTGCCAACGTTGCCCGCGCCGCCGCCTCCAACCGTGCGGCTCGGGCAGCTGCCGCCGCTGCCCGTAGCGCCTTCAATCAGGTGATGGCTAGCCACCGGGTGGCCACGCCGCAGGTCTCAGGAGAGGATACCCAGCCCTCGACCTAttctgccgccgccgccgccgccactgaGGCTCAGGGACCCACCCCGGAAGCCCCCCTTGCTTCTCCGCAGACCTCCCAGATGTTAGTCACCAGTGAGATGGCTGCCCCCGGGGCCCCGGCAACCTCTGCACAGTCCCAGACAGGCTCCTCGGCCCAGGAGGCTGCTACCGAGGGCCCTAGTAGCGCCTGTGCTTTCTCTCGGGCTCCCAGTGCCAGTGAGGTGGACACAGCCACCCGGCCCAACACAGCCTTCCTGGGTCCGAACGATGTCTTTGATTTCACCCAGCCGGCGGGTGTCAGTGGCATGGCCTTCCCACGCCCCAAGAGACCTGCCCCAGCCCAAGAGGCTGCCACAGAGGGCCCCAGTGCTGCCTCCGGGGTGTCCCAAATGGGACCTGGCAGGGAGGTGGCAGCCACCCGGCCCAAGACCACCAAGTCTGGGAAGGCTCTGGCCAAGACTCGGTGGGTGGAGCCTCAGAACGTTGTGGCAGCAGCTGCTGCCAAGGCCAAGATGGCCACAAGCATCCCTGAGCCGGAGGGTGCAGCTGCTGCTACTGCTCAGCACAGTGCTGAGCCCTGGGCCAGGATGGGAGGCAAGAGGACCAAGAAG TCCAAGCACCTGGATGATGAGTATGAGAGCAGCGAGGAGGAGAGAGAGCCTCCTGCGGTCCCGCCCACCTGGAGAGCATCACCGCCCTCATTGACCGTGCGGGCTCAGTTGGCCCCTCGGCCCCCAGTGGCCCCGAGGTCCCAGATACCCTCAAGGCACGTACTGTGCCTGCCCCCCCGCAACGTGACCCTTCTGCAAGAGAGG GCAAATAAGTTGGTGAAATACCTGATGATTAAGGACTACAAGAAGATCCCCATCAAGCGCTCAG ACATGCTGAAGGATGTCATCAGAGAGTATGACGAACATTTCCCTGAGATCATTGAACGAGCAACGTACACCCTGGAAAAG AAGTTTGGGATCCACCTGAAGGAGATCGACAAGGAAGAACACCTGTATATTCTTGTCTGCACACGGGACTCCTCAGCTCGCCTCCTTGGAAA AACCAAGGACACTCCCAGGCTGAGTCTCCTCTTGGTGATTCTGGGTGTCATCTTCATGAATGGCAACCGTGCCAGTGAGG CTGTCCTCTGGGAGGCACTACGCAAGATGGGACTGCGCCCTGG GGTGAGGCACCCATTCCTTGGCGATCTGAGGAAGCTCATCACAGATGACTTTGTGAAGCAGAA GTACCTGGAATACAAGAAGATCCCCAACAGCAACCCGCCTGAGTATGAATTCTTGTGGGGACTGCGCGCCCGCCATGAGACCAGCAAGATGAGGGTCCTGAGATTCATCGCCCAG AATCAGAACCGAGACCCCCGGGAGTGGAAGGCTCGTTTCTTGGAGGCTGTGGATGATGCTTTCAAGAAGATGGATGTGGATATGGCCGAGGAGCATGCCAGGGCCCAGATGAGGGCCCAGATGAATATTGGGGATGAGGCTCTGATTGGACGGTGGAGCTGGGATGACATACAGGTCGAGCTCCTGACCTGGGACGAGGACGGAGATTTTGGCGACGCCTGGGCCAGGATCCCCTTTGCTTTCTGGGCCAGATACCATCAGTACATTCTGAACAGCAACCGTGCCAACAGGAGGGCCACGTGGAGAGCTGGTGTCAGCAGTGGCACCAACGGAGGGGCCAGCACCAGCGTCCTAGACGGCCCTAGCACCAGCTCCACCATCCGCACCAGAAATGCCGCCAGAGCTGGCGCCAGCTTTTTCTCCTGGATCCA
- the LOC100398578 gene encoding melanoma-associated antigen D4 isoform X2, with protein MAEGSFGVQSENYSVEDMDEGSDEVGEEEMVEGNDYEEFGAFGGYGTLTSFDIHILRAFGSLGPGLRILSNEPWELENPVLAQTLVEALQLDPETLANETAARAANVARAAASNRAARAAAAAARSAFNQVMASHRVATPQVSGEDTQPSTYSAAAAAATEAQGPTPEAPLASPQTSQMLVTSEMAAPGAPATSAQSQTGSSAQEAATEGPSSACAFSRAPSASEVDTATRPNTAFLGPNDVFDFTQPAGVSGMAFPRPKRPAPAQEAATEGPSAASGVSQMGPGREVAATRPKTTKSGKALAKTRWVEPQNVVAAAAAKAKMATSIPEPEGAAAATAQHSAEPWARMGGKRTKKSKHLDDEYESSEEEREPPAVPPTWRASPPSLTVRAQLAPRPPVAPRSQIPSRHVLCLPPRNVTLLQERANKLVKYLMIKDYKKIPIKRSDMLKDVIREYDEHFPEIIERATYTLEKKFGIHLKEIDKEEHLYILVCTRDSSARLLGKTKDTPRLSLLLVILGVIFMNGNRASEAVLWEALRKMGLRPGVRHPFLGDLRKLITDDFVKQKSQVSFPLTPRYLEYKKIPNSNPPEYEFLWGLRARHETSKMRVLRFIAQNQNRDPREWKARFLEAVDDAFKKMDVDMAEEHARAQMRAQMNIGDEALIGRWSWDDIQVELLTWDEDGDFGDAWARIPFAFWARYHQYILNSNRANRRATWRAGVSSGTNGGASTSVLDGPSTSSTIRTRNAARAGASFFSWIQ; from the exons ATGGCTGAGGGAAGCTTCGGCGTGCAATCGGAAAACTACAGTGTTGAGGACATGGACGAGGGTAGCGACGAAGTCGGGGAGGAAGAGATGGTTGAAGGCAACGACTATGAAGAATTCGGTGCCTTTGGCGGCTATGGCACCCTCACCAGCTTTGACATCCATATCCTCAGAGCCTTCGGAAGCTTGGGTCCAGGCCTTCGCATCTTGTCG AATGAGCCCTGGGAACTGGAAAACCCTGTGCTGGCCCAGACCCTGGTGGAGGCATTGCAGCTGGATCCGGAAACACTTGCCAATGAGACGGCCGCCCGTGCTGCCAACGTTGCCCGCGCCGCCGCCTCCAACCGTGCGGCTCGGGCAGCTGCCGCCGCTGCCCGTAGCGCCTTCAATCAGGTGATGGCTAGCCACCGGGTGGCCACGCCGCAGGTCTCAGGAGAGGATACCCAGCCCTCGACCTAttctgccgccgccgccgccgccactgaGGCTCAGGGACCCACCCCGGAAGCCCCCCTTGCTTCTCCGCAGACCTCCCAGATGTTAGTCACCAGTGAGATGGCTGCCCCCGGGGCCCCGGCAACCTCTGCACAGTCCCAGACAGGCTCCTCGGCCCAGGAGGCTGCTACCGAGGGCCCTAGTAGCGCCTGTGCTTTCTCTCGGGCTCCCAGTGCCAGTGAGGTGGACACAGCCACCCGGCCCAACACAGCCTTCCTGGGTCCGAACGATGTCTTTGATTTCACCCAGCCGGCGGGTGTCAGTGGCATGGCCTTCCCACGCCCCAAGAGACCTGCCCCAGCCCAAGAGGCTGCCACAGAGGGCCCCAGTGCTGCCTCCGGGGTGTCCCAAATGGGACCTGGCAGGGAGGTGGCAGCCACCCGGCCCAAGACCACCAAGTCTGGGAAGGCTCTGGCCAAGACTCGGTGGGTGGAGCCTCAGAACGTTGTGGCAGCAGCTGCTGCCAAGGCCAAGATGGCCACAAGCATCCCTGAGCCGGAGGGTGCAGCTGCTGCTACTGCTCAGCACAGTGCTGAGCCCTGGGCCAGGATGGGAGGCAAGAGGACCAAGAAG TCCAAGCACCTGGATGATGAGTATGAGAGCAGCGAGGAGGAGAGAGAGCCTCCTGCGGTCCCGCCCACCTGGAGAGCATCACCGCCCTCATTGACCGTGCGGGCTCAGTTGGCCCCTCGGCCCCCAGTGGCCCCGAGGTCCCAGATACCCTCAAGGCACGTACTGTGCCTGCCCCCCCGCAACGTGACCCTTCTGCAAGAGAGG GCAAATAAGTTGGTGAAATACCTGATGATTAAGGACTACAAGAAGATCCCCATCAAGCGCTCAG ACATGCTGAAGGATGTCATCAGAGAGTATGACGAACATTTCCCTGAGATCATTGAACGAGCAACGTACACCCTGGAAAAG AAGTTTGGGATCCACCTGAAGGAGATCGACAAGGAAGAACACCTGTATATTCTTGTCTGCACACGGGACTCCTCAGCTCGCCTCCTTGGAAA AACCAAGGACACTCCCAGGCTGAGTCTCCTCTTGGTGATTCTGGGTGTCATCTTCATGAATGGCAACCGTGCCAGTGAGG CTGTCCTCTGGGAGGCACTACGCAAGATGGGACTGCGCCCTGG GGTGAGGCACCCATTCCTTGGCGATCTGAGGAAGCTCATCACAGATGACTTTGTGAAGCAGAA AAGCCAAGTTTCCTTCCCTCTCACGCCAAGGTACCTGGAATACAAGAAGATCCCCAACAGCAACCCGCCTGAGTATGAATTCTTGTGGGGACTGCGCGCCCGCCATGAGACCAGCAAGATGAGGGTCCTGAGATTCATCGCCCAG AATCAGAACCGAGACCCCCGGGAGTGGAAGGCTCGTTTCTTGGAGGCTGTGGATGATGCTTTCAAGAAGATGGATGTGGATATGGCCGAGGAGCATGCCAGGGCCCAGATGAGGGCCCAGATGAATATTGGGGATGAGGCTCTGATTGGACGGTGGAGCTGGGATGACATACAGGTCGAGCTCCTGACCTGGGACGAGGACGGAGATTTTGGCGACGCCTGGGCCAGGATCCCCTTTGCTTTCTGGGCCAGATACCATCAGTACATTCTGAACAGCAACCGTGCCAACAGGAGGGCCACGTGGAGAGCTGGTGTCAGCAGTGGCACCAACGGAGGGGCCAGCACCAGCGTCCTAGACGGCCCTAGCACCAGCTCCACCATCCGCACCAGAAATGCCGCCAGAGCTGGCGCCAGCTTTTTCTCCTGGATCCAGTAA